Proteins from a genomic interval of Papaver somniferum cultivar HN1 chromosome 4, ASM357369v1, whole genome shotgun sequence:
- the LOC113275720 gene encoding uncharacterized protein LOC113275720 — MEKEIPTGAIYNPDVCLKTHRVTPDDNPSSSKSLAAAELVKVQEEKHNLRKEKQKNEALKAQLDAERQKNKTGVHYQISNSFYQQDIVFPSSFGLCCLRNFRKKVVALAYVDSKLLIDDRYECMIEEIFDPRAMFCNKDDAVLRDVSRGEFIKCPKAYVTSVGE; from the exons ATG GAAAAGGAAATCCCCACTGGTGCGATATATAACCCAGATGTGTGTTTAAAAACACATAGGGTCACCCCAGATGATAATCCCTCATCTTCTAAATCACTGGCAGCTGCAGAACTA GTCAAGGTGCAGGAAGAGAAGCACAATCTGCGGAAAGAGAAGCAGAAAAACGAAGCTTTGAAAGCACAGTTGGATGCTGAAAGACAGAAAAACAAGACTGGAGTACATTATCAGATCTCTAATAGCTTTTATCAGCAG GATATTGTGTTCCCTTCGTCGTTCGGTCTTTGTTGTTTGAGGAACTTCAGGAAAAAAGTTGTTGCACTTGCATATGTTGATAGTAAGCTACTGATTGATGACCGCTACGAATGCATGATTGAGGAAATATTTGATCCAAGAGCGATGTTTTGCAATAAAGATGATGCAGTACTTCGGGATGTTTCGAGGGGTGAGTTTATTAAGTGTCCCAAGGCCTACGTGACTTCTGTAGGAGAGTGA